The sequence TGATAAATTTTCCTGCTTTAACGACATCCACAACCCTCTACAACCATATCCTGGTAATTCTTTAATACAACTTTGTCATGTTCATCAAGATAAAGCATTGAGATGGGACTAAGGTCTGTTGGGACGCAGCACGCCCTGGGAATGTTTGCATTGACAGAGTTCACCAACGTCTGCACAATAGCATGGTTTGTTGAGTTTAAGTGGTCTGCCAGTGGAAATGGGCACTCTCCCTGGCAGTAAAAAGCATGGTATCCTGGAGGTGCCACTATCCAGTCATTCCATCCTACATCACTGAAATCCACATATAAAGGATGACGCTTGCAGCTAGACCGGAGTCTCTTCTTCTGCTTGTGTTTGGCCTGGCGCCTCACTCTCTTCTCAAGAGTGTGTCCTTTGCCATCGTGACTAAACGTCACCAATAAAGGTCTCATCTGAGGCCAGCTTTCCTCATCCTGATGCAGAGACCGACTGACCCTGACATGTCCTTTCGAATGTTTGCACTCCTGGTCCAAGTGgatgacctccaccataaacccATGGTTGGGCTGGCCCTGTACGGTCCATCTCATCACAGAAGGGCTGACGTCAAAGCTCTCCCATCGGCTCACATTGTGGCGCACCAGCTTTGTGTCTAGCAGCCGCGTGATTGGATCATGGCTAGACGGCGCCGTTGACTTGAGAATCTCATAAACGTTGATGCGATGGTAACCACCGCTGGCATTCAGGCAGGCCTCTCGCACCTGCTCACGGTAGATCCGCAGTTCTGCTGAGGTGATGAGTTCCACCTTGGGTATAGAGTTCAAATTGAAGAAAAAGCGGCGTGTTGTTTCTTCTCTGGCTCCAGGCAACTCCTCCATTTGTTCTGTTACAGGAAAGACATTAGAACCACTGTCAGACACATTCAAGGCTCAGAGGTAACTTTACCTAACACGATGATGAAATACATAATATCGAGATAAATAATGTTGAGATACATTAttctagtggccactttattagttacacctgcTTGTCAaatcaaatatctaatcagccaatcatgcagcagcaactcaatgcataaaagcatgtagacatggtcaagaggttcagttgttgttcacactAACCATAAGGATGGAGAAATAATATGATttatgtgactttgaccatggaacgattgatggtgccaaacagggtggtttgagtatctgaggaactgatgatctcctgggattttcatgcacaacagtctctacagtttacagagaatggcacagaaacaaaaaaaaacacatccagtgagagacaattctgtgggcaaaaacgcctAGTTAATGAGAGGTCATTAACTAGGAGAATGGCCAgcctggctcaagctgacaggaaggccacaGTAACACAAATagccacgcattacaacagtggtgtgcagaagagcatctctgaacacacaacacgtcaaaTTGGTAGGACTACAGCAGTAGAAGTCCATGAACATGtgatcagtggccactttattagatacaggagataTTTAattaagtggtcactgagtgttcagAAAACAAAACAGGTCCAATATTGATTGAGAAACAGACTGCACATCTCATTTGAGTAAAATGTTATGTCATAGATTAACAGCAATGACAGTCAATAGGAATGGTTGTACATTGAATAAAGAGACGTGCTCTATTTTCTCATCTAATCTTCACTAATAAAATACTATTTGCTACATATCTTCTCAATGCGAAAAATGTACAAAAGCAAAGATCAAACCAGCTATAAACTCAGTTCAAATGCTGTGTATTTTTCTTCCCATTTGATTCAGGTTGTAGGTTCTGAAATGATGTTTGCTGCTTAAGGACGGGTTGTAAATGAGAGATGTTTAAGTAGATCTGTTTATTTTTAGTTGAAACCTCAACTATTAGGAAGAGGAAACATATCCAGAAGCTCATGCTACTTATGACTAGTATTTGACTGAAGCCCTTATTTTGCTTAAATACGACAACCACAGGAATGTTTACAAATTGTTAGGATATGTCTGTGCAGGGGATCCAAACTGAATCACCCAAAAACTTGATTTGAAAAGCAGCAAAAATTAGCAAAGTTCATTTACTGAGCTTGGAGTCTGGAATCACACTTCAGTGTTTCGCAATGCCTCACTTAGACTCAAGGAAGAAATAATAGCAAAAGGAGAACTCATTCCAACTTGGTCATACGTGATGAGCCGAAGGGGTCCCTTGATCGCAAGTGTAGTATAGCCCTGATCCAAACCACACTCTCCCTGGACACCACAAATGCACCAATTGGTAAACACTCTGGTCCATACCCGAGATTGTGCCATATTATGTAATTACTTTTCAAAGGGTTTGCTCTAGGCCATTTGAAAATAGTTCCACTAACATTGGAAACATGCCACATTGTTTTATTCATTGCTAATATGCTCCTGTATACATCTGTTGAAATGTGGAATATGGAGTTAACATCACGTGGAAATGCTATAAATACCTGGGCTTGTTTAAGAATATACGCTTCAGCCTTAATAACATGGTAATTTTTCACACTTGTTTTTAGCTGGGAGTGGTCtccctgaaaataaatgaacttcaTTTGGCTTCTTGTAATTAAAAGTTCAGTGGTTtcgaaataaaaagaaaatcaaaaccTGGAATGTGGCTACAGTCTGGACTTGGGTAGCCaagacagttttttttaaattgaacttCGTGTAAGCAAAAGAAGCGGCTTTCGTGACTAAGAGCTTCGCGGGCGTTAGGACCCGGGAGACATCTAAGTTCCAACACGCGAGATTGACATCAGAAGCAAACTTCTTCTGAATAGAGTGGATTTATTAAGACGTCCTTCTGTTTTGTTCGGGAGGGGCTGATGCAGATCTAACATTCCTGTAAATAAAACTGTTGTGCTTCTGAACCAAGTATACTAGTATTCAATCCTTTTGGGACGAACTTTTGAAAGATCTGCAACGTTTGCGCCTAATTAATGGGAATTCAACTTTTAAACGGGTTAACCCACGTAATGAAAGGAACACAT comes from Hypanus sabinus isolate sHypSab1 chromosome 12, sHypSab1.hap1, whole genome shotgun sequence and encodes:
- the bmp2a gene encoding bone morphogenetic protein 2, with the protein product MTAGRRSLMVLFLCQVLFGGSAGLIPEVGRKKFAEHQANSKGTSPLQAEGILQEFELRLLNMFGLRRRPHPGKNPVIPQYMVDLYKLHAGEEAHHREGRSVLSHFPEKPASRANTVRSFHHEEQMEELPGAREETTRRFFFNLNSIPKVELITSAELRIYREQVREACLNASGGYHRINVYEILKSTAPSSHDPITRLLDTKLVRHNVSRWESFDVSPSVMRWTVQGQPNHGFMVEVIHLDQECKHSKGHVRVSRSLHQDEESWPQMRPLLVTFSHDGKGHTLEKRVRRQAKHKQKKRLRSSCKRHPLYVDFSDVGWNDWIVAPPGYHAFYCQGECPFPLADHLNSTNHAIVQTLVNSVNANIPRACCVPTDLSPISMLYLDEHDKVVLKNYQDMVVEGCGCR